A region of the Lagopus muta isolate bLagMut1 chromosome 2, bLagMut1 primary, whole genome shotgun sequence genome:
ccaagccagtctatgattcttATATACCAGAGCAAGCTGTGAGTCCTACGGGAGCCTTTGTCTCTCATGCCTTCCTAGGCACACAAGATGGTCCCACAGCATAGAAATACTCTGGTATGCAAGGCTGCCAGGTCATGGCGCTTCTTTCACTCTGTCTGCTCAGGCCTGGAAGTGTTGATGTGAACTACAGAGTGGAGGCAGGATCAGCGAGCTTCCATCAGCTGGAGCATTCCAGCAGACGTGTAGTACAGTACCTGGATGAATCGTACAACATAGAGCCCACCTCcttcactacagaaataatgAGTAAGTGCAAAACTCTCCCAGTCTTTCCCTTCAGCATTCGCCTTATGTTGCTGATTATCTAATTCTGAACCTACAAAAACTGTTTATTTCTCATCTGTTTCATTTCACCTTGTGCTTCATTTCACCAAAGCTTAGAATTTGAATGAGATGGCCATGCATGCAGCATTTCTGACTGAAAACCAAACCCTTCCAGCTACTCCGTTAAACCCTGATGCAGTATCTCCGTGGGAGAGAGACTGAATCCCTTGAGCTCAGCTCCTGAACTGAGCTCTTTGCATGTCAGGCTGCCCATACTCTCCACGCCATCACGCCAGAACAAGCAGCTGCCTTAAAGAACGTGTTCCCTCTGATTTCCTTGGCACTTTGtccaagctgctgcagcacagtgcccaACAAAGTGCCGCCATCTCTCCTGGTCTGAGCACTGACCAGCTCTCTCTGTGGGCCCTCTCCTTGGGTTGCTTCTCTCCCAGATTTCCTCcttggaaagcagagctggtACAAGTCCCCCTTCGTAAAGCTGCCTGGGACCTTTGGCTGACAGAGATGGTAGAAGATCATCCTGTGGATAATGTAGTATCTGCTACCAGAGGCAGTGCCCTGCAGCCAAAACTGCgtgcagctgcagaacagctgagATTTCTACAATGAAAGGCACCATGCAATAATGCAGAATGCTGCACTTTGTCTTCCCAGATCGCACGAACTTCACTGTGAGCCCTGCCCACATTTTTGAAGGAGATGCCATCCAACTGATGTGCGAGGTAGACGCCACGGCTGAGAACACGACCTGGAATCATGGCAGTCAGATCATCCTGAACAGCTCACGGCACTCCATGAAGACAGACAACAGCACTGCGATGTCACGGGCAGTTCTTACAATTATCAACGTTACGCAGGAGGATTCTGGTACGATTTCCTATCATTAAAAGAGCAGATGCAAATCTCTAGTGTAACTGATTCTACGGGAAGCAGAGGCATGCAGTGACTGCGACTCCCTGGAGCGAGACAGAAAAATAGAGCATCCCTCATCATTTCCCTGTCAGCTTTTGGTCGTTTGTTGGTCTGattgttttctgtaatgaaCCACCTGCTGACCTGCAGTGGCAGTAGGATGTGGAAGACTGACAATGGGTGTTTTTGGTGCCAATGTCCCCTGTCACATCACAGGAGTGGCTGCTCAGCAGTGAGGCCGCCTTGTCCTCTGTGTGAGGTAACTGAGGCTGTGACTGCATTTTGCCCCAAAGGCTCTCGACCCCTTTGCAAACATAACCCAAGAAGTAAGAGCCCACAGAGTTTGGTTTTTCACGTGCTCTTGTTTAGAGCTTTTTGAAAATCAGAGTAAGGGAAATGGGTGACACTGTGCCAGGACATGTATGCAAACATGCAAGCAAACATGTATGCAAACTCGATGCAAAGTAGCTCCCAGTTCACAACTCCAAATGTAGGGGAACCAACAGCAAAATGTGCTGTGTGTAAAGATGTTGTCTTTGTCTTACAGGTACCTACACGTGCACTTTTACAAGCAGATACCTGTCTATAAATCTGATATACAGAGGCACAGAAGAAATACGAGTCTCTCCACTACGTATCATCTCATACTCAAACAATGATAAAGTTAGCTGCAACAGCCCTGAGATACAGGCaaacagccctgtgctgttctgttgcATTGATGGACAATTACCACTGCTTACTGGCAACTGGAAGGTGAATGGAGCAATCAATATTACAGGTGAGATTTACAAAAGGTTGCCTTTCACTGCTTGGTTTGCATGTCTGTCAGAGACCTcgtgcagctcagcagcagctagCCCAGAGGTCTGAGCCTAAGGTGTGCATGGGGTATGCCCCAGAGTGGGGCCAAGTGTGTACAGACTCCATAGGCACTGCCCAGGTGTAGATGGGACTCTGGGCATCTGGGCATCTCCATGCACTTTGCAGATGCTCACATCTGTGCCATCCTGACTAGAAGCAGCCGTGTGGACCATCATCACACTGACTGTCCAAGAAGCTTATTTTTGCATCCTCTGGTTTTGAGAGAAACAATGAATTGTAAGGGTGTCTATGATTATCTGCAGCGTCATCCCTGGGGGCAGAAAGTCTCTGTGTACCACATAACAGGATGGGGAAACCAAGAGGGATTAGTAGTACCCCTCAAAACTGCTCCATCTTACCTAAAAACTGACTCCACATGGGGCTGTGATCCATCTCATACCAATTGAGTCAGACTTCCTGTTAGGCTTTACTAATAGCATGAACGTGAGAGTTAATATATCTCCAAGCACAGTGTGTTGCAGGGAGTTACGAAATGACATCAATAGAGAATCTCACAAAAGTCCATTATAACCAGCTTAATGCCCTCTTTAGTATTTACTGGGTATGGATTCCTTAAATGTTTTATGGGTATGGATTTTCTGTCCATGCTAAACATTTGTTGTAAAAGGACTTTATCAGGAAGTGGGACATACAGATAAACCTTCAAAGTTCATGCACAGTCCTTGCCACGgagcacagccactgctgtgcagcagtgcttgcagaaAGAGGTGaaagctgggctgcagcagcccttaTTTGCCCTTTATTGCCAAGCTTCCTCAGTGGCTTTCCTCCTTTACTTCCTGCCTTGTTTCCTACATACAGCAATGAGGTCAGGCTGATCCAGAACAACCtcaattcatagaatcacagaatggcctgagttgcaaaggcccacagcgctcctccagctccaaccccctgctgtgtgcaggtcgccaaccagcagcccaggctgcccagagccacatccagcctggccttgagtgcctgcagggatggggcatccacagcctccttgggcaacatgTTGCCCATCCTGACACATCCAAGCACTGCTGTGGCTCTAATTTACATTAATTTTGgccacagagcagtgctgaaagcAGGGGCATTGGGCCTTTGAGACTTCTGTGAGCAGTTCCAGAGTGAAGGATTAGAAAGGACTTCAGCACTGATGTATTCAAGTGGCATTCTATCAGAGGGCGCTGACAAAACCACCGGGCTTCCTCAGCTAGTGTGACTGCTTGGGATTTCAAGAACCCAACTGCTGTTAGATGCCCCCTGACCTTCAGttagttctttttctctctagGAGTCCCCAGTTTCAGCAGTAACTGCACTGAATACAAGCTCAATGTGGTGGACTCGCTATGCTTGGCCGAGCAGTCGGGTACGGTGACGACATACACGTGTGAGCTGCAGACAGGGCATGGCGCCCAGAGCAGCTGGGACATCCGAATTACGTACTTCCGAGAAGGTAAGAGGGAACAGCAAGAGACCACCCGCTGTCTGAGGCTCTTCAGTGCACACCACTGGCAAAGCAATCATTCTGACAAGTGGCCCTCAATATAGTGACATTTATCTTGTGTTCTCCCAGCCCAGGTAAGAATATCTTCCAGTGTAAACACATCAGTTTCCGTGGGATATGGCTTCAGTCTAAAGTGTGAAAGTGATGTGAGCAATTATGACAGCATCAGATGGGAAATCCATTCTGGAGATAGAATACAAGCAGTAGAATGTGCTGCGTGCATTACAACCAACAAATCCACAGCCACATCAGTGCTCGAGGTGAACACTGCCACTCAAGACTGGAATGGTGAGTGAACGTGGCTGACACCAGTTACAAAGGcaatgaaatcatagaatgatagaatgtccggggttgcaaaggcccacagcgctcctccagtcccaacccctgctgtgtgcaggtcgccaaccagcagcccaggctgcccagagccacatccagcctggccttgaatgcctgcagggatggggcatccacagcctccttgggcaacctgtgccagtgcctcaccaccctcggggggaaaaacttcctcctcagatccaacccaaacctcccctgtctcactttaaaaccattccccttgtcccatcaccacccaccctcacaaacagccgttcccctcctgtttatccactcccttcaagcactgaaggccaccatgaggtcaccccacagccttctcttctccaggctaaacaagcccagttccctcaacctttcctcatagcagagctgctccagccctctgacatctcagtgccctcctctggacctgctccaagagctcagcatccccagcccaGCAAATAGTTGAGGTACTTCATCATGGGAGAGACAGAGAATGagaattaaaattcaaattgcTCGAGAACAGAAAATCCCGATACTGCCAGGACTGTACTTGTGATGAACTGATGGGCTGATGAGCATGCAGGAGCTGAGGAGCCCTTCCACTAAGATCTGTCTTTTGTGTCACTGCTCTCAGGCACCTATGTCTGCACATTCTCCCAGGACTCCCTGAACAATTCTGCTAGCATGACAATCAATGTGATTCCCTTGCCCCTGAAGCAGTACATCCAGATTGACCCCGTTGAAGCACCTATCATGTGCAGGATGCCCCAAGCCATCAACTGCTGCATAAGTGCTGACACCGTGGAAGATTATGATGTTACATTTGTGgtgcaagaaaaagaatttccaGCTGGTAAGAAAGAGTAAAGTTGTGGAACCGTCAGTTACAGTACGTACTACAACCCAGACCCTGtagtttttcattgttttcagttATGTTCATGTAACCAGTATTACAACTACCTGTGAGTACCACTAAGGGTatgaaaagatacagaaatggGCTTTTTAGGATGATTGCCAGGCCTAGGGAGTGTGACTCAGAACAGTAATTGGTGTGCTGCCATGGCAATGAGGCACCATGCAGGGCAGGGGGAGGGAAGCATCATCAGCACCGTTCTGGTTGGGGAATGCTgaactacatttattttcttttatattcctCTGTGCCACCTGTTTGAAGTGAGAATCAAGGAAGTGTTGCTCATGACTTTCCcctaatttctgaaaaatgtagaATAACAACACGTCTTTGAATATAGTTCAAAGATCTGTCTTCTACGTGGTTGTAGATaccacctgcagcagctgaggcttCCATGTCTTTAATCTTATTGTGGGTGTTTGGCTTCCCTGGGACACCTCTATAGACTGGAAATTTTCAGGCAGGTGACAAAATAACTAGATTAGAAGTgagcacagaacagctgaactgtttcagaaagcaggcaggagcaaaaagacaaaaaaaggcTGAAGTGTGAGCAGGGGGAGATGGAAGGATGGTCGGTTTGCTGAGATGTGTTGGGTCCTCTCTGGAGGAGACTGCAGTTGGGGCATACTGCAAAGCAATGGGAGATCCGGAATTCAAAAGATCCATAGACATGGCTGTGGCCCAGACAGAAATGtcagctttctgctgccagctggtTGGCCTAGAACCAGCACTAACCCACCTCAAactttccatgcagaaaaaaagaagcgAGGAAATTTCTTGTGCTACTCGTACAATTACACAGAAATGGAATGCAGGGGAAAGGAGCTCGAGGCACACTGCAAGTTTGTGAACAGCATTGGGCAGGAGGTCAGCAGCGAGAGGATACAGCTGAACCTGATAGCTGGTAAGTGTCACAAGCACAGAgctcctcctggctgctgcatAGGAAATCCCAGTATCTCTGGTAAAGCAGATGTCACTAGTTTAATCAGGGGTGACAACACAAACAGTTCTTGTTTGCCAAGAACTTTTGTCTCCTTTCTGGCTGGAAATTTTggaatgcagaggaaaacacacattttgctgatgttgaaaaaaaaaataataattcaacaAGATGTTCTGTCTTCACacctgtgctggagcaggcagtTATGTGACAGTGCCACATATATATGCAGACACTTGATTTTAAGTGGCAGCTACTGTGAATAACCCAATCAAAGCCAATTAGCAGACACTCTGTTCATCAAAAAGGTGTTAAGGCATCACTATCAAAACCTTCATATGACCTTCCTATGTGGGCTACAGCAGAACTGAGTCTCTCAGCATAATAAACTCACTTTAGGTTAGAAATGATCACAGATACAAAGAGACAGTTCATAAGCAGTCAGTGTAGTGACAACCCCACCCCTATGGTGCATGTAATCCAATGGACAAAGCCTAAAGCACTGGGTGTTCATTTGGCAGTTCAGTCAAGTACCCCAAAACAAGGGGctctcttcagttttctttctcattttgtgattgaaaaaaaaaaaaaacccaatatgAGAATTTAGAAGCCAACGTTCTTTTCACCAGGTTTTGATTGCAGCTTCTCCTTGAGAGCAAAACACCACAAGCCCATAATAGAGGAACCAGCATACAGGGACCCAGAATATTTCCCTGCTCTCAAAAAAGATCCTCTTAGGCCTTGGAAGAATGTTTGAAGATATAAATTAATCTTTCTGTATATACTTACTGTGGAGAGCAGTGAAAGCCTGGTAgttattgggaaaaaaaaagcacttctgaGACATACACCCACTGAAAGGTCATAATTAACGAAAAGAAAAAACCGAAATCCTAATCCAAAGAACTCAGAATGCTGTGTGGTCACTTATCTGATGGGAGGTAAATTACTCATCTCTATGCTTCTCAGCTTTCCGTCTTGATGTCTTTTTCTCAATACAGATGAGGACATCATTTCCTGCTCAGAAAACAATACCTTTGGAAGGGAAGGAGACGTGTTAATAAAGTCGTGCTCTGTTTTAAACACTACTTTTCTCCGAGGCAGCAAAATTTACAAGTGCTGCAGCAAGTCGTGGAAGTTGGAAAAGAATGACTGCGTGTCCGAACAGATCAACAGCCTGCTGCTCACGGCAGAGGTAACGTGTCTGGAGGGGCAGACTTTATCTCTTGGCAGTACGGTGCTCTCTGTGTTATTCAAAGacgtagaggaaatggacctgggggtattgattgatgctcggctgaacatgagccgacagtgtgcccaggtggccaagaaggccaatggcatcctggctttcatcagaaacagtgctgccagcaggagcagagaggtgattgttcccctatattcagcactcgtgaggccgcaccttgagtactgtgtccagttttgggcccctcactgcaagaaagatattgaggccctggaacgtgttcaaaggagggcaacaaagctggtgaggggtctggaacacagggctgatgaggagaggctgaaggagctgggaatgttcagcctggagaagaggaggctcaggggagaccttattgctctctataacttcctgaagggaggttgtagtgagctgggggtcggcctcttctctcgtgtcatcagtgataggaccagggggaatggtttcaagctacggcaggagagattcaggctggacatgaggaagtattacttttcagaaagggtggtcaggcactggaatggatgcccagggaggtggtggagtcaccgagcctgggggtgttcaaggaaaggctggatgttgtgttgagggacatggtttagtaggagctattgggaataggtgaacagttggactggatgagcttttaggtcttttccaaccttggtgattctatgattctatgattcgtATTGCTGTAGCCATTATGAAGGAGGATCAAGCTCCAGGCAAACTGCATACATGTGATACACTGCTATCTTCTGTTCCAGTCCTTGGTCAACAGTCCCAGTGCAAAAACCGGCCTACCTGACTTCCTTCAGAACCTGAAGAATCAGATAGTACTGCTGCAAGATGACAATTcttctgcaaaccttgctgcaATTGTTACCATCCTCTACAGCATCTCTTCTATTCCAATAGAAGCAGAGAAGTCCACCATCATCGTAAGGTTTTATTTAACACTTGTTAATACTCATCAGTGCCTTTGGTCTCTTTTGTCATAAAGAATGACATTCCTCCTGATGGACTGCTGTGGTTAGTTAGAGTCAGGAACAGGAGGGAATTAAAGGAATGAGACAGAGTGACCACAAAGATTAAATGATGGCAAAGAAACAAGTATTTATGGAAGATGATGAAGACTAGGAGCTTAAGCATGAAAGAGAGATTGCTGTATTCTAGCTTAGCAGCTAGAAATGTTCTAGGGGCCCATAAATGCCTCTGGGATTCAAGATTAGAGCAAAGGCCaaggaatgggctgcccagggaggtggtggggtcaccaaccttggaggtgttcaaggaacggtTAGACATTGTGTTGAGAGACATGGAttagtgagaaatattgctcataggtggatggttggactggatgaccttgtgGGCCTTATCCAACCttgctgattctatgattctatgaatgatGGAATAGGAGAATAGAAAATGGGCTTTAAATAAGGATAGAGACAGTAAATTCCAGGGTCCACAATGATGCAAGGAAAATCAACTGATGTTACAACAACTGAATTGCAAAACATATCATAGAAATACTTGTAAGCCTTGATTGTCAGTTGTGCAGGAATAGCACTGCTCTTCTGAGCAGAAATGGGCAAGAAGACTTGTTTTCTAGTTGGAGAAtgagatagaaaaaaatcaaagacagCATAAAGGTTGAGGCCTGGGAAAGAAGGCTGGAGAAAATATTAACATATAAAGACAAGCTACGCAAATTACTTTGGAAGCCTTGACTTGGAAATAGGGTGTGGAAAGGATTAATAATTGAATATTTCATGTGGACTGAACAAAAGAAGAACACGTAGGGCTTTTTCAACAGGCAATTCTCGGTCAGTCCAGAAATTATCATCAAAAACAGGTATTCGTACAAGATTTCTAGTTGCagcattgttgttctgttgttaCAGGATTACTTCACTACAGTGGATGTTATTGTTGCTGATTCCAAGAAGGAGCTTTGGGCTGACCTGAATCAAGGGCGGATATCCATCAGTTCTTTGTTACTGAACGCAGTGGAAAGATTTTCTGAGAACCTCCTACCGGTCAATAACAGCATTCCACATGTGTCCACTGAAACCCTTGAGCTGCAAGGTATGGTTGTCACAGGACATAGCCAAGCGGACTACAATAAGGACTTCAGCCGCCTGGGAAACCTCACAGCTCGTGTGCTGATTGATAAAATTGAGACTCTGCCTCCAAATTCAACCATTGTCAGTGTGGCCTACTCAGCTCTTGGTCGTATTTTGCCTGTGAATGCGAACATGTATGTGAACAGCTTGGTGATATCAACAGTTCTGAGCTGTGAGAGAAGCCAGAACTTCCGTATTAATATGacctttcagaaagaaaacctgtCTTTGAAGGCGCCCCAGTGTGTCTTCTGGGACTTCAACCTCAACAACAGTAGGGGAAGCTGGGATAATCAAAGTTGCACACTAACAGAGGGAGAAGACAATGTCCTTTGTTCCTGCAATCACTTGACGCCATTCTCCATTCTGATGTCACCGGATAAACCTGCTCCAAATTCTGTTGAAGATTACATTACCCACATTGGCCTGGCCATTTCGATCTTGAGTTTAGTGGTCTGTATTGTAATTGAATCCTTAGTCTGGAAAACCGTGACAAACAACACAACCTCCTACGTCCGTCACGTCTGTATTCTCaacacagcagcatctctcctAATTGCTGACGTTTGGTTCATTGTCACTGCCTCCATCAGCGAACGCAGCAtgcagagaagaagagagatCTGTGTTGCAGCCACATTCTTCATCCATTTATTCTACCTGTGTGCCTTTTTCTGGATGCTCAGCCTTGGCCTCATCCTTTTTTACAGGCTAGTCTTCATCTTACATAACACAAGCAAGACGTGTCAGAAGGCAGTGGTATTCTGCCTGGGTTATGGGTGCCCCTTTGTCTTTGCAGTCACCACCATTGCTGTCACGCTGCCATGGGACACTTACACCAGAAAGGATGCCTGCTGGCTCAACTGGGAGGACAGTAAAGCTATCTTGGCCTTTGTCATACCTGCCCTGGCCATCGTGGCCATGAATTTGTTCATCACTGCAGTTGtgataataaaaatactaagGCCAAACATTGGGGACAGGACAAACAAGCAAGAGCGGAAGACCTTGTTTCAAATTTGCAAAAGTCTCATCATCCTGACACCACTGTTAGGCCTCACCTGGGGATTTGGTCTCACCGTTATCATCAAACATAGCCACCAAGCCTTCCACATCCTCTTCGCTCTGCTCAACGCTTTGCAGGTGAGTTACACACAGGCATGGTTTTGTTTCGTCTTATGCCCGTTTAACAAGTAGTGacattcctgcagtgctgtgcttgagGGGAATTaaaacagcacaggaaagctCAGATTTGTCTTACACATCTTCACTCCCAAAGGGCTCTTTGGGAAACCCATTCCAGGCGTTCAGAAACACCTTGTATGATCAGCTTCATTAACAGATGTGCCTCGTAGATCGATCTGGCACAGACACAACTTCTAATTTTGCCAATGCTTTTGGCAAGAACTCCTATCctgaagatgaggaaaataGCCCCATTATTTTCAGTTGGGCAAGCTACAGCTCATCAAGTTCTGCTCTTATTACAGTGCATCTGGAGGCATCACATGATCCTCTTGTGGGTTCAAGTAATGAGGAACTACAAACTACATGAAAATCCCCCCAGACAGCTGAGTAGTGCTACTAAGAGAGGAACTGACCAAACCCATGGATGAATTTTCAGTCAGCAGTTTTTACAACCAGGCCAGCAGGATCTAGATACAACAGGATTTCTTAAAGACAGCAATAGTTATGTCTGCTCTGTCTCTTAAGGATGTCCTCAAACCTGCACACTCCAGACCAATCTCTCCTGCCTTTCCTATTGTGCACCTTCCAGCTTGTAAAAATAGGAAGGCATGCCTCCCATATACAAATACCCGTTCTTCCAAATGTACTTAATGCTAGAAACTACCCGGGTCATCTTCTAAACCAGGTATTCAGTCTGTCCTGGAGAACTCCAACCACATCAACAGTCCATCATCATGTGAAATGCACTTCAAAAACGCCTTCTATCAGAGAGTTTGGAGTTCTAATAGTGAGCACGGGCAGTGATTGTGATAATTGTGAGGTACTGCAATTAAAAGTTGATGTTGTCAAAcatgtcattttctgtttcctaggGATTATTCATTTTGGTATTTGGGACTCTGTGGGACAACAAGGTAAGAAGTCAAACTGTTTCCTGTATTATGTGACAGATTGTTGGAATTTGTACACagtcactgcatttttctttcttgaacaAATAGATAAAAGAAGCCCTGCTGAAGAGGAATTCACTATCCAGATGGAGTTCACAACAAACAAAGGTGAAATGCTTGATTTAAGAACATATTTCTAAGTTACTGTTGAATAACCCGACATTCTCCATGTGTCTCCTAAGTCCATTGCACTGTGtatgctgaattattttttagaaCTGaccagagaaagaaattaacaaCACAAATATGAATACACTTCCCTTTTCAAAGTTCATTATTTCACTTATAATAATTGGTCAAAAATAAGAAGGAGCTTGGCGGACATTTGATCTAGAGCAGTATATGAAAACATACTGAATTTCCTAAGAAATAAAGTACCAAATGTAACTGGAACTCTAAGTTTGAAAAAAGACAATTCCAGGAGCACCATTAATTATTCACAATGTAAGAAAAATTCAGAAGGAATTTCTTGGGGCAGGGAAGGatggccgtgctgctgctgggacttGTAAGGCAGCTGATAGCTTAGCCAGCTTGATTCTTAGAATACAAAATGGGAGGAGGAAACAGCATTTTGTCCAGGTTGTGTCCATTTgcaatcacagaacagctgaggttGGGAAGAGCCTCTGGATGTCATCTCATTCAGATTGCAGAAGTGTCTGGGTCACTCCTGTAGTGTGTGAATCACTCTCATGGTGCTGAGTTTTCACTTTGTATAGGAACAGGATTTATCAGAAGAATCTGCTGAAGTATTGCTTAAGAAAAGTCAGAATAGCTCGAAGGATGGAGGCTCCCCAACCTCTCTGCCCCATCTACTCCTTTGTTTGCTCACAGTGGAACCATTTTTCAGTGggattttttgtattttgcctTTGTGCCCACCACCTTTTGTCCTCCCATTGGGACCAATCAGAAAATTCTGGCTCTCTTCTGCTGaagctttcttcattttggaTCCTGAGAATAATTTATCTGACTTTTTTAAACTGGTACTCTGAGTATTTCCAGTGTTTCCTGCAGGAGGAATTCCACTGGGAATTCATAGCTAGGAATATTtcctaatgcatttttaaagtgcCATTCCTTGTCTCTGTCCTGAAAACGATGTCTGCTGGATGTGGTGCTATTTCAACTTCTGGAAAACCTCATTTTTCCCAGCACGGGAGGAATAACTTACACAACTATCATTAAGCATGGTGGCTTTTCATTACCTCCTGTACTGGCACATCCAGCAGAATAAAGGAGAAGGAGCAAGTTGTTAAGCCTTCAGCCCCAGTTCTGAATTCCTCTCAAACAAAATCTTCCAGACCAAACACTTTCAGCTGAAGTTGACGCTGTTGAAGCTGCCCCAGACCGTTGGGGTTGTCCCGTTTCCATGGCAGTtctacagaaaagaacaaataaagcaAGATCCAAGTCCTTGATCAAAATTTTTAGATGTTATTCATCtaccttcttcctctctccctttgtGATATAGGCCTTATTTCCCCCACCATGGCACAACCTAGTGAGCAGAGGCTGTCTGAACAGAGAAAGacatttaattctgtatttttttaaatatacttctTGAAGGAATCCCATTAATTTGTCAAACTATACCAGctctgaaaatgaagcattttagCAGCAAAAGCTCTCCGGACCGAACACGGTTGTATTCCGCCGCCCTCTAGTGCGTAGAGTTCAATGTGCCTCTGGTTATCCCAGCAGCCCTCATGGCCGATCCCAAGTGCACAGCTCAGCCTTCCTGCCGCCCTTAATGGATAAAGGGCCAGAACGTTCTGCTGTCTGACACTGATAGAGGGCTGTGTGATCAGGGGCACCGTCTGGTTGGAGGCTGTAACTAGTGATGCTCGCAAGGAGCCAGTGCTGCATCCAGTCTTGTTCCGTGCCTTTATCAATGACCTGGGTGAAGGAATAGAGTCCATCCTCcacaagtttgctgatgatttggagctgggaggagtggctgacacaccagaaggctgtgctgccagtcTGCGAGAGCTGGACAGGGTGAGAGTTGGACAGAGAGGAACCtggtgaggttcaacaagagcaagtgtagagtcctgTCCTG
Encoded here:
- the ADGRF5 gene encoding adhesion G protein-coupled receptor F5 isoform X1, which produces MQFVSQMVLYTAPYEQLPSSHHLTQHLQQCSRLPPCLCAADSCPWAGTREVGSPGSCSGLGVLHEKSRRDGRCRSREHAKALARGDLQWPVALQQRNDPFCILGWKEQFLQELTAAGCLVITVLYLHVTMLHLKLYSKADNNMPSPVTAALHLLSLLATTRFQTSQASGFDPLTQSAIGREVGEESFQPELQRQKRNVLIFDPPPLEYAIDIEVSLTNSSFVEPIKEYFRNLPLPFSTNISDVEMTVSSVNITTVCVTTENQSCCSCESGYAWPSMGCSDLISCPSISLAPSQPCGYTREKPFLGPYCELQNKDSCGVGEPTVMNMSVRLGTAFHDDLRNHSSQLYKKYKADLDKAFNAGYGCLPGFVSATTTGFRPGSVDVNYRVEAGSASFHQLEHSSRRVVQYLDESYNIEPTSFTTEIMNRTNFTVSPAHIFEGDAIQLMCEVDATAENTTWNHGSQIILNSSRHSMKTDNSTAMSRAVLTIINVTQEDSGTYTCTFTSRYLSINLIYRGTEEIRVSPLRIISYSNNDKVSCNSPEIQANSPVLFCCIDGQLPLLTGNWKVNGAINITGVPSFSSNCTEYKLNVVDSLCLAEQSGTVTTYTCELQTGHGAQSSWDIRITYFREAQVRISSSVNTSVSVGYGFSLKCESDVSNYDSIRWEIHSGDRIQAVECAACITTNKSTATSVLEVNTATQDWNGTYVCTFSQDSLNNSASMTINVIPLPLKQYIQIDPVEAPIMCRMPQAINCCISADTVEDYDVTFVVQEKEFPAEKKKRGNFLCYSYNYTEMECRGKELEAHCKFVNSIGQEVSSERIQLNLIADEDIISCSENNTFGREGDVLIKSCSVLNTTFLRGSKIYKCCSKSWKLEKNDCVSEQINSLLLTAESLVNSPSAKTGLPDFLQNLKNQIVLLQDDNSSANLAAIVTILYSISSIPIEAEKSTIIDYFTTVDVIVADSKKELWADLNQGRISISSLLLNAVERFSENLLPVNNSIPHVSTETLELQGMVVTGHSQADYNKDFSRLGNLTARVLIDKIETLPPNSTIVSVAYSALGRILPVNANMYVNSLVISTVLSCERSQNFRINMTFQKENLSLKAPQCVFWDFNLNNSRGSWDNQSCTLTEGEDNVLCSCNHLTPFSILMSPDKPAPNSVEDYITHIGLAISILSLVVCIVIESLVWKTVTNNTTSYVRHVCILNTAASLLIADVWFIVTASISERSMQRRREICVAATFFIHLFYLCAFFWMLSLGLILFYRLVFILHNTSKTCQKAVVFCLGYGCPFVFAVTTIAVTLPWDTYTRKDACWLNWEDSKAILAFVIPALAIVAMNLFITAVVIIKILRPNIGDRTNKQERKTLFQICKSLIILTPLLGLTWGFGLTVIIKHSHQAFHILFALLNALQGLFILVFGTLWDNKIKEALLKRNSLSRWSSQQTKSTSLILVAPMFSMSYPFSRTFNNLFGKTGKYTVSSSEPSSASTENTSKSDSLLN